GAGGGCTTGGGCGGGATCCAGGGTTGCAGATCCGTCTGCGCGGCGGCGAAACGCGCGATCAGCTTGGCGTCCGTGCGATCGCTTTTGGCTCGCAGCAGCTCGCTCTTGGCGAAATGGGCGATCCGTGACGGGTTGATCACGTAGACGGTGACGCCGCGCTCGTGAAGAAACGTGGCCAGCGCCTCGTGATAAATGCTGGTGGCTTCCATGCACACGGCAGCCGTCGGCGCATGCTTGTCGCGCCAAGCCATGAACTCGGCGAAGCCCTTGGCTTGATTGGCCAGCTTGGCGCGGGTCTGGTACTTGCCCGGTTTATCCAGTGGTAGCGCCACGTCGAAAGTGGCTTTGGCCATGTCGATGCCGATGATCGTCGATGTCATCTCGGAACTCCTGTGAAACCAAAACATTCCGATCATCAGCGAGATAGCGCCAGGCTCATCCTTATCAGTGCAGGCTCTGACCCAAAGGTCGTCCCAAGATACCGTTCGAGCTCACAGGCGCATGAAACGGGACAAGGGCAACGATCTGCGTCACGGGCTCGAAGCCCAAGGAACCCAACGGTGTCACCTTGTCCCCACCGATGATCAGTCGGGGATTCTCGCTCCATCGGGAGCGAGAATCGAGACATAAGGAACCCAGCGCCTCTCGTCCGAGGGGGCGACAACGTTCCATCGGCTTTTGATCTTCGCGCCGCGAGCGTGTCGAACCCTTGGATCGCCGATGAAGTCTGCTCCCATAACATCACCAACCCACACCGCACCGCCGAAAGAGCCCCGGCCGCGCGCCCTGTCGGCCGGGTTAGGCGTCCGAGGACCTCGAAGCGGAAGAGACCCCGCAGGGGCGCCGGTCAGGATGACCGGCGTTCTTCGCCGAGACAGGATGTCGAGTCGAAGAATCCCGCGTAGAGGTCCGTGCCCCGAAGGGGACGGGCGACGTGCGGCCGACAGGGCGCGCGGTCGGGGCGACCGCCTCGGTCCGCACCGCTCTTCGCGCCGAAGGCGCGTGGATACATGCATTCGCTTGAAGCGAATGAACCGATTGCAGGCGACGCGAGAACCAACCGCCTCGCCGTAGGCACCGGCCCGCGCCGGTGCGACGGGCGTTTGCGTCACTACGGCTTCTGCGGCGCCGAAGGTACGTCCTTGTCCACCGGCGTTATCACTGGCTTATCCCACGTGCCACCGATGTGGTATCGCTTGCGCGCCGCCTGGTTGAGGCCATGACCGAGAATGCCCTGCACGGCCAGACCAGCCGCCGCACCCACCGGACCGCCAGCCAGCGCACCCACCACCGGCAGGCTGTTGCCGACGTGCGGGACCACGAGCAACTGCTGGTCGTAATCGCGCGCACGCAGGCCGGTGCGGCCGGTGATCGAAATCTCCGCCGCCGGACCGCGAATCTTCAGGTTCTGCGTGGTCGCCGTGCCATCGGCGAACTGGAAATCGCCGGTGATCGAATCGAAGCCGAAGCCCTTGCCCAGCACGTCGCCGAAATCCAGGCCGAGGCGCCTCGGCAGTTCGGTGACCGAAACCAGCCCGAAAAGACGGCCGACGCCGGGCTGCACTTCGAGGATGCGACCGTTGGCGATGTCGATTTTCAGCGAGCCGTTCATGTTCGCCAACGCCAGTGCGGAAGGCCCGCCGGGCCAGATGGCGTCGAGTCGCGCGGACGTGCGTCCTCCCTGGAGGATGCCCGCGAAGCCCAGCGCGTCGAACATGCGCGCCACGTCTTCGGCGGCGAAGTCGATCGTGAGGTGCGTGCGGCTGTGCTTGTCGTCGCCGTTCCAGTCGCCCGATGCGGTGATCTGCACCTGCTTGGACTGCGCACGCAACTGGTCGATGTGCATGCCTTCGTCGGTCGGCCAGGTCTCCAATCGCGCTTCGCCGAGCTTCGCCTTGCCCAGCCGCATGTCGGTCACGTGCAGGTGCAACGGGGGAAGGCTCGACGGCGCCACGCCCGCTTCGTTCGCGTCGGCCGGCTTCTTCGTCGCGCCAGCCTCCTCGGCCTGGGCCACGGTCGCCGCCGTCGTCGCGGCGGCACCGGCGACGGCCTTGCCCTTCTTCGCCGCGTCGGCGGCATCGTCGGCGGCCGGCCACCAGAGCTTGTCCATGCGCGCCGTGATGCCTCGACGGCGAAGATCGTCGTTGGGCACGGTGAGCTGTCCGACCATGCCGTCGCTGTCGACGCGCAGGGACAGTTCCCTCGGCCCGGGGGTGGCCACCAGGTGCATGTTGCTGAAGTGCTGGGCGAAGACCTCGCCATCGTCGGTGGTGAGATCCAGGCCGTACAGGCCGGGCCCATCGTTGCCCGTGGACATGCCGACCACGTATTGCACCCATCCTGAGACGTCCAGGTGCGATGCGTGACCGCCAATGAGGTAGCCCTCCGGCGGCATCGTGGACGGTACGCCGCTGCCGAGGTTGAAGGCCGCGGCCAATGGCACACGGTGCGGCTCGTCGGGGAGGCGCAGGCGGCCGCGCACGACATCGCCCAACGCGATGTCCAACTGCGCGCCGTCCACCGGCAGGCCGACGCGCACCGATAAAGGCTCCGCCTGCGTGGCGGGCTTCTTCACCGGCGTCGGCATGCGCAACTCGACGCCGCGCAGGTCGGAATCCACGGTGAGCGTCTGCGTGGGCTCGCCCTGCGACGCGCGGGCGAGCTCGAAGCCCACGCGGAATGGCCCCCTGCCCTTCGCGATGTCGCCGAGCCACTTGAGGTTGTCGTAGCCGGAGACGAGTTCTTCGACGGTGAACGCGCCCTGGACCGACGCGGCGACGATCTTCGATGGATCGTCCGTGCCGCCGGCGATGGCAAGATCGAGCGTGGCGGGTTGGCCCCGGAAGGCGGTCTTCAGGCCCGTGGCGCGAAAGCCCTTGCCGTCGAAGCTCATGTCGCCGGTGATCTTGTCCAGGCGCAGCTTCCAGGCGTCCGCGACGAGGTCCGCGTCGCGGATGGTGGCCTTGCCGTCGAGGGTAAAATCCTTGGCGTTCTTCAACGGCATGAGCAGGTTGAAGCCGAACTCACCGCTGCCGCCGAGCTGCATCCTGTCGAGCGCCTCGCGGCTGTTCGTTCCCACCGGGCTGTTCTTGACGAAGTCGAGATAGCTGGCGCCGGTGCCGACGCCGTTCACGCGCAGGTCGAGCGTGCTGTCGGCGAAGTCGGCGATCTCCGCCGTCGCATGGCTCACTGCGTTACCGAGCGAGTGACCTTCGCTCGCATCGACGAGCA
This window of the Luteibacter aegosomatis genome carries:
- a CDS encoding YhdP family protein, giving the protein MNPAWRHRIRRLRFFLVGLVASVLVALAIAMALGQLLLPLAARYPGRVAATLSEKLGRPVTFASLEGFWQPSGPLFVMRDVSVAGENGGAPLHLPRAALKLDFGGLVLPSRHLLNLRLTDLHLGLRRAADGRWSVDGFAAGGASQKVSLGQMSADLWLGNLRLDIADEGTDRHYGLVADQLRISMQGHVVRAGGTLRRENGGGLLTTAARFADDGSSGTVYLKGSQVDFAALTSDIEVGGYTLAKGRGGFETWVQWRDAHVARSTSRIDLDGLKVRGPDRMVSTEGLHGLFDMHADATGTERRFDWAGSDGSDVALLLHQEAGASRGTLVARHLELAPLVPWAGVLPQLSPAMARWLGEGHPRGRFDEARADWDSSGGLHAAHATFSGLGIDASGRLPGVSSLHGEIFGDGEAMALSLPHQATVLDATGTFRKPFAMSSLGGDIAVYQDDDGWHIGIDPLDFRGEGFGGQARGEFVLPSGDGGPFMDMYVALGEGEVPAAKLFWPVHSMSEGAQNWLNRGLVSGHIRGGSAVFRGNLRDFPFRNQEGRFEARADIDDLVLDYGNGWPRAEGVTAVASFIDNGMLVDASEGHSLGNAVSHATAEIADFADSTLDLRVNGVGTGASYLDFVKNSPVGTNSREALDRMQLGGSGEFGFNLLMPLKNAKDFTLDGKATIRDADLVADAWKLRLDKITGDMSFDGKGFRATGLKTAFRGQPATLDLAIAGGTDDPSKIVAASVQGAFTVEELVSGYDNLKWLGDIAKGRGPFRVGFELARASQGEPTQTLTVDSDLRGVELRMPTPVKKPATQAEPLSVRVGLPVDGAQLDIALGDVVRGRLRLPDEPHRVPLAAAFNLGSGVPSTMPPEGYLIGGHASHLDVSGWVQYVVGMSTGNDGPGLYGLDLTTDDGEVFAQHFSNMHLVATPGPRELSLRVDSDGMVGQLTVPNDDLRRRGITARMDKLWWPAADDAADAAKKGKAVAGAAATTAATVAQAEEAGATKKPADANEAGVAPSSLPPLHLHVTDMRLGKAKLGEARLETWPTDEGMHIDQLRAQSKQVQITASGDWNGDDKHSRTHLTIDFAAEDVARMFDALGFAGILQGGRTSARLDAIWPGGPSALALANMNGSLKIDIANGRILEVQPGVGRLFGLVSVTELPRRLGLDFGDVLGKGFGFDSITGDFQFADGTATTQNLKIRGPAAEISITGRTGLRARDYDQQLLVVPHVGNSLPVVGALAGGPVGAAAGLAVQGILGHGLNQAARKRYHIGGTWDKPVITPVDKDVPSAPQKP